Proteins from one Procambarus clarkii isolate CNS0578487 chromosome 72, FALCON_Pclarkii_2.0, whole genome shotgun sequence genomic window:
- the LOC138356444 gene encoding general transcription factor IIF subunit 2-like: MTLGVLSEPDLGSSSSDAAVSETQQLFFEGQFIHKLECQPVVDDYYINQKREAVKKAAQSLHTVKLIDRPLNGYKPISHHKHNVHLEQKKKAGGKTIRDDKDKVMELLFAAFEKHQYYNIKDLHKITRQPITYLKEILKDLCNYNVKNPHKNMWELKPEYRHYKLAEKAVENSVYD; this comes from the coding sequence ATGACACTCGGAGTTCTTTCTGAACCAGATCTCGGCAGCAGCAGCTCGGATGCTGCAGTTTCCGAGACACAGCAATTGTTCTTTGAGGGACAATTCATCCATAAACTAGAATGTCAGCCTGTAGTTGACGACTACTATATCAATCAGAAAAGGGAAGCTGTGAAGAAAGCTGCCCAGTCTCTTCATACAGTAAAGCTTATTGACAGACCCCTCAACGGCTATAAGCCTATTTCACACCATAAACATAATGTTCATTTAGAGCAGAAGAAGAAGGCAGGAGGTAAGACGATtcgtgatgataaagataaggtCATGGAGTTGTTGTTTGCTGCATTTGAAAAGCATCAGTATTACAATATTAAGGATCTCCACAAGATTACCCGACAACCAATCACATATCTAAAGGAGATCCTGAAAGACCTATGTAACTATAATGTTAAGAATCCTCACAAGAATATGTGGGAACTCAAGCCCGAGTACCGTCATTACAAGCTTGCCGAAAAGGCTGTGGAAAATTCAGTGTATGATTAG